One window of the Tetragenococcus koreensis genome contains the following:
- the tsaD gene encoding tRNA (adenosine(37)-N6)-threonylcarbamoyltransferase complex transferase subunit TsaD has protein sequence MSELILGIESSCDETSVAVVKDGKIILSNIVASQIKSHKRFGGVVPEVASRHHVEQITRCIEQSLQEAQITKKELTAVAVTYGPGLVGALLIGVQAAKAFAWANDLPLVPVNHMAGHIYAARFEKPLQFPLLALVVSGGHTELVYMKEDASYEVLGETRDDAAGEAYDKVGRVMGLSYPSGKEIDQLAHLGTDRYHFPRAMLQEDNFDFSFSGLKSAFINLVHNSEQRQETLSQEDLAASFQASVVEVLVKKTIRAAKTYPVKQLIVAGGVAANQGLRETMKQKVSAELPDKTLIIPPLRLCGDNAAMIAAAGHVEFIQNKRADLALNACPGLSF, from the coding sequence ATGAGCGAATTGATATTAGGAATTGAAAGCAGTTGTGATGAAACAAGCGTTGCAGTTGTTAAAGATGGCAAGATAATTTTAAGCAACATCGTGGCTTCCCAAATTAAAAGCCATAAACGTTTTGGCGGCGTTGTGCCAGAAGTTGCCAGTCGTCATCACGTGGAACAAATTACACGCTGTATCGAGCAATCCCTTCAAGAAGCACAAATAACTAAAAAAGAACTGACAGCCGTGGCTGTTACCTATGGACCAGGTTTAGTAGGTGCGCTATTAATTGGTGTGCAAGCAGCTAAGGCTTTTGCTTGGGCCAACGATCTGCCATTAGTACCGGTTAATCATATGGCCGGGCATATTTATGCAGCTCGTTTTGAAAAACCTTTGCAATTTCCTTTACTGGCATTAGTCGTTAGTGGCGGACACACAGAATTGGTTTACATGAAAGAAGATGCTTCTTATGAAGTGCTCGGAGAAACGCGCGATGATGCAGCAGGGGAAGCCTATGATAAAGTCGGTCGAGTGATGGGCTTAAGTTATCCAAGTGGAAAAGAAATTGATCAGCTGGCTCACTTAGGGACCGATCGTTATCATTTTCCACGGGCGATGCTACAAGAAGATAATTTTGATTTTAGTTTTAGCGGTTTAAAAAGTGCATTTATTAACCTTGTCCACAATTCCGAACAACGTCAGGAAACATTATCGCAAGAAGATTTAGCTGCTAGTTTCCAAGCAAGTGTAGTTGAAGTCTTGGTAAAAAAAACAATTCGAGCTGCTAAGACATACCCAGTCAAGCAGTTAATTGTCGCCGGTGGTGTAGCTGCTAATCAAGGACTTCGTGAAACAATGAAACAAAAAGTTAGCGCAGAACTACCAGATAAAACCTTAATTATTCCACCTCTACGTTTGTGTGGGGATAATGCTGCGATGATTGCTGCGGCGGGTCATGTCGAATTTATCCAAAACAAACGGGCAGATTTGGCGCTTAATGCCTGTCCAGGGTTAAGTTTCTAA
- the rpsB gene encoding 30S ribosomal protein S2, with product MAVLSMKQLLEAGVHFGHQTRRWNPKMKKYIFTERNGIYIIDLQKTVKLVDAAYEYMREVAEEGGVALFVGTKKQAQDSIKDEAIRAGQYYVNHRWLGGTLTNWETIQKRIGRLKDINRMEEDGTFEVLPKKEVVGLNKERDRLEKFLGGIADMPRIPDVIYIVDPRKERIAIQEAHKLNIPIVAMVDTNCDPDEIDVIIPSNDDAIRAVKLITSKMADALIEGNQGEDEVAEEDFEAGENTAAEDAPSIEEIVDVVEGDNQSAE from the coding sequence ATGGCAGTATTAAGTATGAAACAGTTACTAGAGGCTGGTGTACACTTTGGTCACCAAACTCGTCGTTGGAATCCGAAGATGAAAAAATATATCTTCACAGAAAGAAACGGTATCTATATTATTGACTTACAAAAAACAGTCAAATTAGTAGATGCAGCCTATGAATATATGAGAGAAGTTGCTGAAGAAGGCGGCGTTGCTTTATTTGTAGGTACTAAAAAACAAGCACAAGATTCAATTAAAGACGAAGCGATCCGTGCAGGTCAATACTACGTTAACCATCGTTGGTTAGGTGGCACATTGACTAACTGGGAAACAATCCAAAAACGAATTGGCCGTCTAAAAGATATTAATCGTATGGAAGAAGACGGAACCTTTGAAGTTCTTCCTAAAAAAGAAGTTGTTGGTTTAAATAAAGAACGCGATCGTCTGGAAAAATTCCTAGGTGGTATTGCAGATATGCCTAGAATCCCTGATGTTATCTACATTGTAGATCCTAGAAAAGAACGTATTGCCATCCAAGAAGCGCATAAATTGAATATTCCAATTGTTGCAATGGTTGATACAAACTGTGATCCAGATGAAATTGACGTTATCATCCCTTCAAATGATGATGCAATTCGTGCCGTTAAATTGATTACTTCAAAAATGGCTGATGCATTAATCGAAGGAAACCAAGGCGAAGATGAAGTTGCTGAAGAAGATTTTGAAGCAGGCGAAAACACTGCTGCAGAAGATGCTCCTTCAATTGAAGAAATCGTAGATGTAGTCGAAGGCGACAATCAATCAGCTGAATAA
- the tsf gene encoding translation elongation factor Ts, translating into MAKISAKLVKELRDKTGVGMMDAKKALVEVEGDMEKAVDFLREKGMAKAAKKSDRIAAEGLSSVAISGNTAAVVEINSETDFVSKNEKFQNLVKEVAEVVAKNKPADMKEAMALETSNGSIEEALIGATQVIGEKISFRRFEVLEKTDDAAFGAYLHMGGSIAALTVLDGTTDESVAKDVAMHVAAINPRYINDEQIPQDELEHEKSVLTEQAASEGKPENIVQKMVEGRLNKFKAEICLVDQPYVKDPDMTVGKYVASKGATVNAFVRYEVGEGIEKREENFADEVRNQANQ; encoded by the coding sequence ATGGCTAAAATTTCAGCAAAATTAGTAAAAGAATTACGTGACAAAACTGGCGTCGGAATGATGGACGCTAAAAAAGCATTAGTAGAAGTTGAAGGCGACATGGAAAAAGCAGTTGACTTTTTGCGTGAAAAAGGAATGGCTAAAGCAGCTAAGAAAAGTGATCGGATTGCAGCAGAAGGTCTATCTTCAGTGGCTATTTCAGGAAATACTGCAGCGGTTGTTGAAATTAATTCAGAAACCGACTTTGTTTCAAAAAATGAAAAATTCCAAAACTTAGTGAAAGAAGTTGCTGAAGTTGTTGCTAAGAACAAACCAGCTGATATGAAAGAAGCAATGGCTTTAGAAACTTCTAATGGTAGCATTGAAGAAGCTTTAATCGGAGCCACTCAAGTGATTGGTGAAAAAATCAGTTTCCGTCGTTTTGAAGTTCTAGAAAAAACAGATGACGCGGCTTTTGGTGCTTACCTTCACATGGGCGGTAGCATTGCTGCTTTGACTGTACTAGACGGCACAACGGATGAATCAGTGGCTAAAGATGTAGCGATGCATGTAGCTGCAATTAATCCGCGTTATATCAACGATGAACAAATTCCTCAAGATGAATTAGAACATGAAAAATCTGTCTTGACCGAACAAGCAGCAAGCGAAGGCAAACCTGAAAACATTGTTCAAAAAATGGTTGAAGGTCGTTTGAATAAATTTAAAGCAGAAATTTGTTTAGTTGACCAACCTTACGTCAAAGATCCTGATATGACAGTTGGAAAATATGTTGCAAGTAAAGGCGCCACAGTTAATGCATTCGTTCGTTATGAAGTCGGCGAAGGTATCGAAAAACGTGAAGAAAACTTTGCCGATGAAGTAAGAAACCAAGCGAACCAATAA
- the pyrH gene encoding UMP kinase — protein MKPKYQRVVLKLSGEALAGKDGFGINPPTIQKIAQELKKVHELGVELAIVVGGGNIWRGQIGAQVGMERAQADYMGMLATVMNALALQDTLENVGVPTRVQTSIEMRQVAEPYIRRRAERHLEKGRVVIFAGGTGNPYFSTDTTAALRAAEINADVILMAKNDVDGVYSADPKVDEEAVKFEELTHLDVISKGLQVMDSTASSLSMDNDIPLLVFNLNKTGNIQRAVMGENIGTTVKGK, from the coding sequence ATGAAACCAAAATATCAACGTGTGGTACTAAAATTAAGTGGTGAAGCATTAGCTGGCAAAGATGGCTTTGGTATCAATCCGCCAACAATCCAAAAAATCGCCCAAGAATTAAAAAAAGTTCATGAATTAGGTGTCGAGTTAGCCATTGTTGTAGGTGGCGGAAATATTTGGCGAGGTCAAATTGGCGCTCAAGTTGGAATGGAACGGGCTCAAGCTGATTATATGGGAATGCTAGCAACTGTAATGAACGCTTTGGCATTACAAGATACTTTGGAAAATGTCGGAGTACCAACGCGGGTACAAACTTCAATTGAAATGCGCCAAGTTGCTGAACCGTATATTCGTCGCCGGGCAGAACGCCATCTTGAAAAAGGTCGTGTTGTTATTTTCGCCGGTGGTACAGGGAATCCATATTTTTCAACGGATACCACAGCCGCATTACGTGCCGCTGAAATTAATGCGGATGTAATTTTAATGGCTAAAAATGATGTTGATGGCGTTTACTCAGCCGATCCTAAAGTAGACGAAGAAGCAGTTAAGTTTGAAGAGTTAACGCATTTAGATGTTATCTCAAAAGGATTACAAGTCATGGATTCGACCGCAAGTTCTTTAAGCATGGATAATGATATCCCACTGCTTGTATTTAACTTAAATAAGACTGGAAATATTCAACGAGCCGTCATGGGTGAAAATATTGGAACAACTGTAAAGGGGAAATAA
- the frr gene encoding ribosome recycling factor, translating into MADKVLNQAKENMEKATDNLQYQLGQLRAGRANASLLDRVNVTYYGVPTPLNQLASITIPEARVLTIKPFDQTMVQEVEKAILASDVGITPTSDGTVVRLVIPQLTEERRKELAKEVGKDSETAKVSVRNARREAMDEYKKQEKNSDITEDDLRTAEKDIQDLTDKYIQKIDDISSDKENELLEM; encoded by the coding sequence ATGGCAGACAAAGTTTTGAATCAGGCAAAAGAAAATATGGAAAAAGCCACAGATAACCTGCAATATCAACTTGGTCAACTTCGTGCGGGACGTGCGAATGCAAGCTTGTTAGATCGTGTGAATGTTACCTATTATGGGGTACCTACCCCGTTAAATCAATTAGCTTCTATTACAATTCCTGAAGCACGAGTACTAACGATCAAACCATTTGATCAAACCATGGTACAAGAAGTCGAAAAAGCGATTTTGGCTTCAGATGTGGGGATCACGCCGACCAGTGATGGTACGGTAGTTCGTTTAGTCATTCCTCAATTGACAGAAGAACGTCGTAAAGAATTAGCAAAAGAAGTCGGTAAAGATTCAGAAACAGCTAAAGTATCTGTTCGTAATGCTCGTCGCGAGGCAATGGACGAATATAAAAAACAAGAAAAAAATAGTGACATTACCGAAGATGACTTAAGAACTGCGGAAAAAGATATACAAGATTTGACCGATAAGTACATCCAAAAAATTGATGACATATCTTCTGATAAAGAAAATGAACTATTAGAAATGTAA
- a CDS encoding isoprenyl transferase: MLRFFPEKNKTFQEEHEYEFSSELPVPKHIAIIMDGNGRWAQNRRLPRVAGHKEGMETVKKITKHASHLGVKVLTLYAFSTENWKRPGEEVDFLMQLPVDFFDTFVPELMKENVRVNVMGDCDVLPAHTQDAVKRAVEATGKNTGMILNFALNYGSRSEMVTAVKNIVTDIAAENIEVDQIDDDVIADYLMTGFLPKEIRDPEILIRTSGEERISNFLLWQIAYSELLFTKELWPDYNETSLENSIAIFQHRNRRFGGLKNKEENK, translated from the coding sequence ATGCTACGTTTTTTTCCAGAAAAAAATAAAACTTTCCAAGAAGAGCACGAATATGAGTTTAGTTCAGAGTTACCTGTACCTAAACATATAGCGATTATTATGGACGGCAATGGGCGTTGGGCGCAAAACCGCCGTTTACCGCGTGTAGCTGGTCATAAAGAGGGAATGGAAACAGTCAAAAAAATTACCAAACATGCTTCACATTTGGGCGTTAAAGTATTAACGCTCTACGCATTTTCAACCGAGAACTGGAAACGTCCGGGAGAAGAAGTTGATTTTTTAATGCAATTACCCGTTGACTTTTTTGATACGTTTGTGCCAGAGTTAATGAAAGAAAATGTGCGTGTTAATGTAATGGGTGATTGTGATGTTTTACCTGCACATACACAGGATGCGGTAAAACGCGCAGTAGAAGCGACCGGAAAAAATACCGGAATGATTTTGAACTTTGCTTTAAACTATGGTAGTCGTTCGGAAATGGTTACAGCAGTAAAAAATATCGTTACAGATATTGCAGCAGAAAACATTGAAGTGGATCAAATTGATGATGATGTTATCGCTGATTACTTGATGACTGGTTTTTTACCTAAAGAAATCCGGGATCCAGAAATTTTGATTCGAACCAGTGGAGAAGAACGGATCAGTAATTTTTTATTATGGCAAATTGCTTATAGTGAATTGCTGTTCACAAAGGAATTATGGCCGGATTATAATGAAACATCGCTTGAAAACTCAATCGCCATTTTTCAACATCGAAATCGCCGATTTGGTGGTTTGAAAAATAAGGAGGAAAATAAATGA
- a CDS encoding phosphatidate cytidylyltransferase: MRKRVITAVIALLLFLPIIFFDFGGISVQLLGALLAIIGVYELFRMKGLAMLSFEGVLSAIGAVVLVLPNNPWFSYFPDNTDKLILFYFIVMILLGISVISKNMYTIDEAGFPVLVSLYVGVGFQNFVEARETGLLVLLFGLFIVWATDIGAYMIGRKYGRRKLWPEISPNKSIEGALGGILSAVFIAIVFLIIYPGSLYFEYGSFVMIFWTIIFSMVGQFGDLVESAIKRHYQVKDSGNILPGHGGILDRFDSMLFVFPIMHLIGLF, translated from the coding sequence ATGAGAAAACGGGTTATCACAGCAGTCATTGCGTTGCTGCTTTTTTTACCGATCATCTTTTTTGATTTTGGCGGAATCTCCGTTCAATTATTGGGAGCTTTATTAGCTATCATAGGTGTCTACGAACTCTTCCGAATGAAAGGCTTAGCAATGTTGAGCTTTGAAGGAGTATTATCTGCGATCGGTGCGGTTGTACTAGTATTACCTAATAATCCTTGGTTTTCATATTTCCCTGATAATACAGATAAATTAATTCTATTTTATTTTATTGTAATGATTTTGTTAGGCATATCGGTTATTTCAAAAAATATGTATACAATTGATGAAGCAGGGTTTCCTGTGTTGGTTAGTTTATACGTCGGGGTTGGTTTTCAAAATTTTGTAGAAGCCAGAGAAACAGGGTTATTGGTACTATTATTTGGACTTTTTATTGTATGGGCCACCGATATTGGAGCTTATATGATAGGAAGGAAGTATGGCAGACGGAAACTTTGGCCAGAAATTTCTCCGAACAAATCAATTGAAGGCGCTCTGGGCGGCATTTTAAGTGCGGTTTTTATCGCAATTGTTTTCTTAATTATTTATCCAGGAAGTCTTTATTTTGAATACGGCTCTTTTGTAATGATTTTTTGGACGATCATTTTCTCAATGGTTGGTCAATTTGGTGATTTAGTGGAATCGGCCATTAAGCGACATTATCAAGTGAAAGATTCCGGCAACATTTTGCCCGGACATGGCGGTATCTTGGATCGCTTTGATAGTATGTTGTTCGTCTTTCCTATCATGCATCTGATCGGCTTGTTTTAA
- the rseP gene encoding RIP metalloprotease RseP: MKTLITFLIVFSVVVVIHEFGHFYFAKKSGILVREFSIGMGPKLFSHQAKDGTTYTIRAIPMGGYVRMAGYEEEEELKAGMPVSLEVNENNEVIKINTSQKVQLENAVPIEVTKYDLNDDLEITGFINGNEQNVGTYPVNHDAMIIEEDGTQLRIAPRDVQFQSAKLWQRMLTNFAGPMNNFLLTIVLFIVIVFLQGGVPNEDSTVLGEVEPNGAAATAGLESGDEIVAIDQEEVANWPELQQAIQQNPDEELTLEVQRDDETLQVDATPESVESGEQDIGQLGVQASLKTGFWDKVVGGVQESWDMFVQILEALRSLVTNFSLDQLGGPVAIFEMSDQAAQQGALTVLLLTAMISVNLGIVNLLPIPGLDGGKLLLNIVEAIRGKPISEEKEGMITLVGFGLLMLLMVLVTWNDIQRFFF; this comes from the coding sequence ATGAAGACGTTGATTACATTTTTAATAGTCTTCTCAGTAGTTGTGGTGATACATGAATTTGGACATTTTTATTTTGCTAAAAAATCGGGCATTTTAGTCCGAGAATTTTCTATTGGAATGGGTCCTAAATTATTCAGTCACCAAGCAAAAGATGGAACGACTTATACCATTCGAGCAATTCCAATGGGTGGTTATGTTCGCATGGCAGGCTACGAGGAAGAAGAGGAACTAAAAGCCGGAATGCCGGTATCCTTAGAAGTAAATGAAAATAATGAAGTCATAAAAATTAACACAAGTCAAAAAGTTCAGTTAGAAAATGCGGTTCCTATAGAGGTAACTAAATATGATTTAAATGATGATCTTGAAATTACGGGATTTATTAATGGCAATGAACAAAATGTAGGTACGTACCCTGTTAATCATGATGCAATGATCATAGAAGAAGATGGGACGCAGCTGCGTATTGCACCGCGCGATGTGCAATTTCAATCGGCGAAATTATGGCAAAGAATGTTGACGAATTTTGCAGGGCCAATGAATAACTTTTTACTAACAATTGTGTTATTCATTGTAATTGTATTCTTGCAAGGCGGCGTTCCAAATGAAGATTCTACAGTTCTGGGTGAAGTTGAACCTAATGGCGCAGCAGCAACAGCAGGTCTAGAATCTGGGGATGAAATTGTCGCCATTGACCAAGAAGAAGTGGCGAATTGGCCTGAACTGCAACAAGCAATCCAACAAAACCCTGATGAAGAATTAACCCTTGAAGTTCAACGAGATGATGAAACATTGCAAGTTGATGCAACGCCGGAAAGCGTAGAGTCTGGCGAACAAGACATTGGCCAGTTGGGAGTACAAGCATCATTAAAGACTGGTTTTTGGGATAAAGTAGTAGGTGGTGTACAAGAAAGTTGGGACATGTTTGTTCAAATTTTAGAGGCATTAAGATCACTAGTTACTAACTTCAGCTTGGATCAACTAGGAGGCCCGGTAGCTATTTTTGAAATGTCTGATCAAGCAGCGCAACAAGGGGCTTTGACAGTCTTACTTTTGACGGCCATGATATCTGTCAACTTGGGAATTGTAAATTTACTGCCGATACCAGGCTTAGATGGTGGAAAGCTACTACTTAATATTGTGGAAGCTATCCGCGGTAAGCCGATCAGCGAAGAAAAAGAAGGAATGATTACCTTAGTAGGATTTGGTTTGTTGATGTTGTTGATGGTATTAGTCACTTGGAACGATATCCAGCGTTTTTTCTTTTAG
- a CDS encoding proline--tRNA ligase yields the protein MKQSKLLIPTLREVPNNAEARNLQLLLRAGFIRQVSGGVYAYLPLAMRVLKKMNAIIEEEFEKIGAVEIKMPTLLPLSLLEKTGLTSSDEKAYNFKNRTGKNFILGSTYEELISELIGDEVSSYKRLPLTLFQIETKYRNDKRSRFGLLRSYEFIMSDAYSFHATEKSLDEMYRAYQKAFSRIFERLGVKVKSLLGDSQIDEQTDALEYMALSESGDKVGCFSTGSDYAADLQAATSAFTSKKSHESLKEIEKVTFDQQKNLEEAAVALDIPLQKTIKTQLYIADDQPILILVRADQKVNELKVKKYLQVQRLNAADETKVETYFKSAPTYLGPIGVSIDCTIYADLQVQDLANALTGANEENTYLQNINPERDLQVEYYADFRLVKEGDVSPDNSGTLELKKGVEVGRMVKVGTYFSERLKTSVLDENGQHIPVQMGYYELGISRLLATVAEQNSDQEGINWPAEVAPFDLHIVQTNMEDETQTKLTNTVEKMMIEAGYQVLVDDRLERGGVKFADADLIGCPVRITVGNQADEGTVSIKFKQTQATIEVKQEELISTLDILLNSES from the coding sequence ATGAAACAATCAAAACTTTTGATTCCGACATTACGGGAAGTTCCTAATAATGCAGAAGCTAGGAATTTACAACTATTATTAAGAGCAGGATTCATTCGACAAGTTTCTGGCGGCGTTTATGCTTATTTACCGTTAGCAATGCGGGTGTTAAAAAAAATGAACGCGATTATCGAAGAAGAATTTGAAAAAATTGGGGCAGTGGAAATCAAAATGCCCACGCTGTTGCCATTATCTTTATTAGAAAAAACGGGCTTAACTAGTTCCGATGAGAAAGCTTATAATTTTAAAAACCGTACCGGAAAAAACTTTATTTTAGGTTCAACCTATGAAGAGCTGATCAGTGAATTGATCGGGGATGAAGTTTCTTCTTATAAACGATTACCGCTAACGCTTTTTCAAATTGAAACAAAATATCGTAATGATAAGCGTTCGCGGTTTGGTTTATTACGTAGCTATGAATTTATCATGAGCGATGCTTACTCTTTTCATGCTACTGAAAAGAGTTTAGATGAAATGTATCGTGCATATCAAAAAGCGTTTAGTCGTATTTTCGAACGTTTGGGTGTTAAGGTAAAAAGTTTACTTGGAGACAGTCAAATTGATGAACAGACGGATGCTCTTGAGTATATGGCGCTTTCAGAATCTGGCGATAAGGTTGGATGTTTTTCAACAGGTAGCGACTATGCTGCTGATTTACAAGCTGCAACTAGCGCTTTTACCTCTAAGAAATCACACGAATCTCTTAAAGAAATTGAAAAAGTAACCTTTGACCAGCAGAAAAATCTGGAAGAAGCAGCTGTAGCTTTAGATATTCCACTGCAAAAAACGATTAAAACACAGCTCTATATAGCAGATGATCAACCGATTCTTATTTTGGTTCGGGCAGATCAGAAAGTAAATGAACTAAAAGTTAAGAAATATCTGCAGGTTCAGCGATTAAATGCCGCAGATGAAACAAAAGTGGAAACCTACTTTAAGTCCGCGCCAACTTATCTGGGTCCAATTGGTGTATCAATTGACTGTACAATATATGCTGACTTGCAAGTGCAAGATTTAGCGAACGCTTTGACAGGTGCTAATGAAGAAAATACTTATTTGCAAAATATTAATCCGGAAAGAGATTTGCAAGTTGAATATTACGCTGATTTCCGTTTAGTAAAAGAAGGGGATGTTTCTCCTGATAATTCAGGAACTTTAGAGCTGAAAAAAGGGGTCGAAGTTGGTCGCATGGTAAAAGTGGGTACCTATTTCAGCGAAAGATTAAAAACTTCTGTATTAGACGAAAACGGTCAACATATCCCAGTACAAATGGGCTACTATGAATTAGGAATTAGTCGATTATTAGCTACGGTTGCTGAACAAAATAGTGACCAAGAGGGAATCAACTGGCCGGCTGAAGTTGCTCCTTTTGATTTGCATATCGTCCAAACAAATATGGAAGATGAAACGCAAACGAAGTTGACAAACACTGTAGAAAAAATGATGATTGAAGCTGGCTATCAAGTTTTAGTTGATGATCGTTTAGAAAGAGGCGGTGTAAAATTTGCTGATGCGGATCTGATTGGTTGTCCGGTGCGTATTACCGTGGGTAACCAAGCAGACGAAGGAACTGTCAGTATAAAATTTAAGCAGACGCAAGCTACGATCGAAGTAAAACAAGAAGAATTAATCTCGACACTTGATATTTTGTTGAATTCAGAAAGTTAA